In the genome of Oncorhynchus keta strain PuntledgeMale-10-30-2019 unplaced genomic scaffold, Oket_V2 Un_scaffold_17943_pilon_pilon, whole genome shotgun sequence, the window tgcagtgtactcagggtagtgtgtctgtgttctgcagtgtactcagggtagtgtgtctgtgttctgcagtgtactcagggtagtgtgtctgtgttctgcagtgtactcagggtagtgtgtctgtgttctgcagtgtactcagggtagtgtgtctgtgttctgcagtgtactcagggtagtgtgtctgtgttctgcagtgtactcagggtagtgtgtctgtgttctgcagtgtactcagggtagtgtgtctgtgttctgcagtgtactcagggtagtgtgtctgtgttctgcagtgtactcagggtagtgtgtctgtgttctgcagtgtactcagggtagtgtgtctgtgttctgcagtgtactcagggtagtgtgtctgtgttctgcagtgtactcagggtagtgtgtctgtgttctgcagtgtactcagggtagtgtgtctgtgttctgcagtgtactcagggtagtgtgtctgtgttctgcagtgtactcagggtagtgtgtctgtgttctgcagtgtactcagggtagtgtgtctgtgttctgcagtgtactcagggtagtgtgtctgtgttctgcagtgtactcagggtagtgtgtctgtgttctgcagtgtactcagggtagtgtgtctgtgttctgcagtgtactcagggtagtgtgtctgtgttctgcagtgtactcagggtagtgtgtctgtgttctgcagtgtactcagggtagtgtgtctgtgttctgcagtgtactcagggtagtgtgtctgtgttctgcagtgtactcagggtagtgtgtctgtgttctgcagtgtactcagggtagtgtgtctgtgttctgcagtgtactcagggtagtgtgtctgtgttctgtcagtgtactcagggtagtgtgtctgtgttctgcagtgtactcagggtagtgtgtctgtgttctgcagtgtactcagggtagtgtgtctgtgttctgcagtgtactcagggtagtgtgtctgtgttctgcagtgtactcagggtagtgtgtctgtgttctgcagtgtactcagggtagtgtgtctgtgttctgcagtgtactcagggtagtgtgtctgtgttctgcagtgtactcagggtagtgtgtctgtgttctgcagtgtactcagggtagtgtgtctgtgttctgcagtgtactcagggtagtgtgtctgtgttctgcagtgtactcagggtagtgtgtctgtgttctgcagtgtactcagggtagtgtgtctgtgttctgcagtgtactcagggtagtgtgtctgtgttctgcagtgtactcagggtagtgtgtctgtgttctgcagtgtactcagggtagtgtgtctgtgttctgcagtgtactcagggtagtgtgtctgtgttctgcagtgtactcagggtagtgtgtctgtgttctgcagtgtactcagggtagtgtgtttgtgttctgcagtgtactcagggtagtgtgtctgttctgcagtgtactcagggtagtgtgtctgtgttctgcagtgtactcagggtagtgtgtctgtgcaGAAGCGTCCAGTCAGTCCCTGCTGGAGGGCTGTCTGACTCCTGGACACCCTCAGCCTTTTCATCATTGGATTCAAGGTACCTGACTTGGTCTGTTTTAGCTCAGAGTTGCCCCTCTCTTGATCTGATCTCAGACCGGCTCCTGTCTCCCAAGACCCAGCTGACCTCTGATCTGTCATGTACTAACCTGTCTGTTCCTGCTGACCCAGCTGACCTCTGATCTGTCATGTACTAACatgtctgtttctcctcctgaCCAGGCTGACCTCTGATCTGTCATGTACTAACCTGTCTGTTTCTCCTGACCCAGCTGACCTCTGATCTGTCACGTACTAACCTGTCTGTTTCTCCTGACCTCTGATCTGTCATGTACTAACCTGTCTGTTTCTCCTGACCTCTGATCTGTCATGTACTAAcctgtctgttcctcctcctgaCCCAGCTGACCTCTGATCTGTCATGTACTAACCTGTCTGTTTCTCCTGACCTCTGATCTGTCATGTACTaacctgtctgtttctcctcctgaCCCAGCTGACCTCTGATCTGTCATGTACTaacctgtctgtttctcctcctgaCCCAGCTGACCTCTGATCTGTCATGTACTaacctgtctgtttctcctcctgaCCAGGCTGACCTCTGATCTGTCACGTACTaacctgtctgtttctcctcctgaCCCAGCTGACCTCTGATCTGTCACGTACTaacctgtctgtttctcctcctgaCCCAGCTGACCTCTGATCTGTCATGTACTAACCTGTCTGTTTCTCCTGACCTCTGATCTGTCACGTACTaacctgtctgtttctcctcctgaCCCAGCTGACCTCTGATCTGTCACGTTCTaacctgtctgtttctcctcctgaCCCAGCTGACCTCTGATCTGTCATGTACTAACCTGTCTGTTTCTCCTGACCCAGCTGACCTCTGATCTGTCACGTTCTAACCTGTCTGTTTCTCCTGACCCAGCTGACCTCTGATCTGTCACGTTCTAACCTGTCTGTTTCTCCTGACCCAGCTGACCTCTGATCTGTCACGTACTAACCTGTCTGTTTCTCCTGACCTCTGATCTGTCATGTACTaacctgtctgtttctcctcctgaCCCAGCTGACCTCTGATCTGTCATGTACTAACCTGTCTGTTTCTCCTGACCCAGCTGACCTCTGATCTGTCACGTTCTAACCTGTCTGTTTCTCCTGACCCAGCTGACCTCTGATCTGTCACGTACTAACCTGTCTGTTTCTCCTGACCTCTGATCTGTCACGTTCTaacctgtctgtttctcctcctgaCCCAGCCGACCTCTGATCTGTCACGTTCTaacctgtctgtttctcctcctgaCCCAGCTGACCTCTGATCTGTCATGTACTAACCTGTCTGTTTCTCCTGACCCAGCTGACCTCTGATCTGTCATGTACTaacctgtctgtttctcctcctgaCCCAGCTGACCTCTGATCTGTCACGTACTaacctgtctgtttctcctcctgaCCCAGCCGACCTCTGATCTGTCATGTACTAAcctgtctgttcctcctcctgaCCCAGCTGACCTCTGATCTGTCATGTACTaacctgtctgtttctcctcctgaCCCAGCCAACCTCTGATCTGTCATGTACTaacctgtctgtttctcctcctgaCCCAGCTGACCTCTGATCTGTCACATACTaacctgtctgtttctcctcctgaCCCAGCTGACCTCTGATCTGTCATGTACTaacctgtctgtttctcctcctgaCCCAGCCAACCTCTGATCTGTCACGTACTaacctgtctgtttctcctcctgaCCCAGCTGACCTCTGATCTGTCACGTACTAACCTGTCTGTTTCTCCTGAACTCTGATCTGTCACATACTAACCTGTCTGTTTCTGTCATGtactcttccctctccccctccagcaCCAGTGTTTGTCAGCTCTGGgcagctctctgctctctcgctccctcgctctccaGCACACGGTGTTCCCGGTTTATGGACAAGATTAAACCCTatccgtctctccctgtctgcagCACACTGTGTTCCCGGGTGTTGTGACAGACCTGAAAAGCAGAGCCGTATGGTTCTGATGTCATGAAGGAGCATGAGGACGACCCGGAGATGTTAGTTGACCTGCAGCAGTCTGACCAAGTCCTAGGCGTCATACagctaaccctgacccctgacctgagGTAGGCTTCATACagctaaccctgacccctgacctgagGTAGGCTTCATACagctaaccctgacccctgacctgagGTAGGCTTCATACagctaaccctgacccctgacctgagGTAGGCGCCAGACagctaaccctgacccctgacctgagctatatacagggagtaccagtaccagatcaatgtggagctatatacaggaagtaccagatcaatgtggagctatatacaggaagtaccagatcaatgtggagctatatacagggagtatttAAATATGACCCTGTGATGTTCTTCCACCATCCCCACACTCAGTTTGTGTTTGACATTtccacctgagtgggttgattcactgttgtggtcatcctgtctgggttggcgccccccccttgggttgtgtcgtggcggagatctttgtgggctatactcagccttgtctcaggatggtaagttggtggttgaagatatccctctagtggtgtgggggctgtgctttggcaaagtgggtggggttatatccttcctgtttggccctgtccgggggtgtcctcggatggggccacagtgtctcctgacccctcctgtctcagcctccagtatttatgctgcagtagtttgtgtcggggggctagggtcagtttgttatatctggagtacttctcctgtcctatccggtgtcctgtgtgaatctaagtgtgcgttctctaattctctccttctttctttctctctctcggaggacctgagccctaggaccatgccccaggactacctgacatgatggctccttgctgtccccagtccacctggccatgctgctgctccagtttcaactgacctgagccctaggaccatgcctcaggacgacctgacatgatgactccttgctgtccccagtccacctggccgtgctgctgctccagtttcaactgttctgccttattattattggaccatgctggtcatttatgaacatttgaacatcttggccatgttctgttataatctcctcacggcacagccagaagaggactggccaccccacatatgctctctctaattctctctttctttctctctctcggaggacctgagcccaaggaccgtgccccaggacaaactaacatgatgactccttgctgtccccagtccacctgactgtgctgctgctccagtttcaactgttctgccttgttattattcgaccatgctggtcatttatgaacatttgaacatcttggccatgttctgttataatctccacccggcacagccagaagaggactggccaccccacatagcctggttcctctcaaggtttcttcctaggttttggcctttctagggagtttttcctagccaccgtgcttctacacctgcattgcttgctgtttggggttttaggctgggtttctgtacagcactttgagatatcagctgatgtacgaagggctatataaatagaatttgattgattgattgattggagtaccagtacctgatcaatgtggagctatatacaggaagtaccagatcaatgtggagctatatacagggagtaccagatcaatgtggagctatatacagggagtaccagtaccagatcaatgtggagctgtcTTTGGCCGGCCGGTACATCCACCCTTaagccggacgacgctgggccaatagtGCGTCGCCTCATAGGTCTCCCGGTCGCAGGGCCATGCAgtcgttggtgaacagggagtacaggagggaactgaggGGCCCCTGGGTTGAGGATctgcgtggcggatgtgttgttgcctttcCTCACCAtatgggggcggcccatcaggaagtccaggatcttgtccagatgggagagggcagtggggagcctcttgtccagatgggagagggcagtggggagcctcttgtccagatgggagagggcagtggggagcctcttgtccagatgggagagggcagtggggagcctcttgtccaggtgggagagggcagtggggagcctcttgtccaggtaggagagggCAGTGGGGagcctcttgtccaggtgggagagggcagtggggagcctcttgtccagatgggagagggcagtggggagcctcttgtccaggtaggagagggCAGTGGGgagcctcttgtccagatgggagagggcagtggggagcctcttgtccagatgggagagggcagtggggagcctcttgtccaggtaggagagggCAGTGGGGagcctcttgtccaggtgggagagggcagtggggagcctcttgtccaggtaggagagggCAGTGGGGAgcctcttgtccaggtaggagagggCAGTGGGGAgcctcttgtccaggtaggagagggCAGTGGGgagcctcttgtccagatgggagagggcagtggggagcctcttgtccagatgggggaGGGCAGTGGGgagcctcttgtccagatgggagagggcagtgggGAGCCTCTAGTCcagatgggagagggcagtgggGAGCCTCTAGTCCAGATGGTAGAGGGCAGTGGGgagcctcttgtccagatgggagagggcagtgggGAGCCTCTAGTCcagatgggagagggcagtgggGAGCCTCTAGTCCAGATGGTAGAGGGCAGTGGGgagcctcttgtccagatgggagagggcagtgggGAGCCTCTAGTCcagatgggagagggcagtgggGAGCCTCTAGTCCAGATGGTAGAGGGCAGTGGGgagcctcttgtccagatgggagagggcagtgggGAGCCTCTAGTCcagatgggagagggcagtggggagcctcttgtccaggtaggagagggCAGTGGGgagcctcttgtccagatgggagagggcagtgggGAGCCTCTAGTCCAGATGGTAGAGGGCAGTGGGgagcctcttgtccagatggggagGGCAGTGGGgagcctcttgtccagatgggagagggcagtgggGAGCCTCTAGTCcagatgggagagggcagtggggagcctcttgtccaggtaggagagggCAGTGGGgagcctcttgtccagatgggagagggcagtgggGAGCCTCTAGTCCAGATGGTAGAGGGCAGTGGGgagcctcttgtccagatgggtgagggcagtggggagcctcttgtccagatgggagagggcagtggggagcctcttgtccagatgggagagggcagtggggagcctcttgtccagatgggagagggcagtggggagcctcttgtccaggtaggagagggCAGTGGGGAgcctcttgtccaggtaggagagggCAGTGGGGAgcctcttgtccaggtaggagagggCAGTGGGGAGCCTCTAGTCcagatgggagagggcagtggggagcctcttgtccaggtaggagagggCAGTGGGGAGCCTCTTGTGTAGATGTGTGTCATGacctgcctttcaaagcactccatcattacagatgtgagtgctacagggcgatagtcaatCAGTCAGGTTACCTTGGAGCTCTTGGGAACAAGGGTTGTCTCTGATTGCTAGGGGGTGGTTTGGTGCTGTGGACTAAAACACCTGTGCAAGGGTTAAGGGTTGTCTCTCTGCTCATGGTACATTCCTTAGATAAGATCCCCTCAGAGGTTCCTGATAACAGCTCTTTTCTCCTAGTCTTCTCCTGATAACAGCTCTAATACTGGAGTCTGACTGGAGGTCACACGTTATGCAATTatgtattttggttaggtcagggtgtgacatgggtgatgtatgtgttgttatactgtctaggggttttgtaggtgtCACAAATACcaccccttcctgctcgggtggcgctcggcggtcaattagctgccactgaaggtggctccccttcctgctcggcggtctattagctgccactgaaggtggctccccttcctgctcggcggTCTATTacctgccactgaaggtggctccccttcctgctcgggtggcgctcggcggtct includes:
- the LOC127927826 gene encoding protein SPT2 homolog produces the protein MQSLVNREYRRELRGPWVEDLRGGCVVAFPHHMGAAHQEVQDLVQMGEGSGEPLVQMGEGSGEPLVQMGEGSGEPLVQMGEGSGEPLVQVGEGSGEPLVQVGEGSGEPLVQVGEGSGEPLVQMGEGSGEPLVQVGEGSGEPLVQMGEGSGEPLVQMGEGSGEPLVQVGEGSGEPLVQVGEGSGEPLVQVGEGSGEPLVQVGEGSGEPLVQVGEGSGEPLVQMGEGSGEPLVQMGEGSGEPLVQMGEGSGEPLVQMGEGSGEPLVQMVEGSGEPLVQMGEGSGEPLVQMGEGSGEPLVQMVEGSGEPLVQMGEGSGEPLVQMGEGSGEPLVQMVEGSGEPLVQMGEGSGEPLVQMGEGSGEPLVQVGEGSGEPLVQMGEGSGEPLVQMVEGSGEPLVQMGRAVGSLLSRWERAVGSL